One Pleurocapsa minor HA4230-MV1 DNA segment encodes these proteins:
- a CDS encoding EAL domain-containing protein codes for MVTNKSQTNILIVEDELLIAKNTAKKLTNFGYNVIKIVSNGQAAIDCVNLEQPDLVLMDIAIKGEIDGIETASQIKSISDVPIIFTTAYANNETLDRAAETGCYGYLIKPYKEEELKATVKMTLSKHLEQSTIQRTLQSSISEYSSEYDNIYQDQLTGLPNKLFLRDLFEYLLSLIADRNPEQSSSLLKSHQQDIAQESQLNIIGVFNLNLDRFEKISSFLNKQEQDSLLKEIAQRLVDCVKNFTAHGEVVYLTPDNFVVLLAIDSRITGSKYGQSILNVLQQNYVIGDREIYLSPNIGMAFCPSDSQDITELLEQSDKAIEYGKSQGGNRCQAYTVAFNIKNSKVTGDFRLESELHHALERQELELYYQPKLDLKTNLIIGSEALLRWNHPKMGRINADKFVPIAEEIGLIKPIGEWVLTTACRQMQAWLDAGFKNHKISVNLSGAQFKQSDLFHQITQILFKTSLEPQFLELELTETILVENIRTNVQRLNMLKKLGIQICLDDFGTGYSSLGYLQQFPFDILKIDACFIRDINHNQVNAVITKNVMEMAHQLGLKVVAEGVETTAELDFLKNIQCDAIQGFLFSRPLSAQEFQKLVRKQLHLPS; via the coding sequence ATGGTAACTAATAAATCTCAAACTAATATTCTCATAGTTGAAGATGAATTACTAATCGCTAAAAACACAGCTAAAAAACTAACTAACTTTGGTTATAACGTAATCAAGATTGTGTCTAATGGTCAAGCTGCAATTGATTGTGTAAATCTTGAACAGCCAGATTTAGTGTTGATGGACATTGCTATTAAAGGAGAAATTGACGGTATTGAAACGGCATCTCAGATTAAATCTATTTCTGATGTGCCGATAATTTTTACAACAGCCTATGCCAATAATGAAACTCTCGATCGCGCTGCGGAAACAGGCTGTTATGGTTATTTAATTAAGCCCTATAAAGAAGAAGAACTTAAGGCTACGGTTAAAATGACTTTGAGTAAGCATTTGGAACAGTCTACAATTCAACGAACTTTACAGTCTTCAATCAGTGAGTATTCGTCAGAGTACGATAATATTTATCAAGATCAGCTGACTGGGTTGCCAAATAAACTCTTTTTAAGAGATTTGTTTGAATATTTATTATCATTAATTGCCGATCGCAATCCAGAACAATCTAGTAGCTTACTAAAATCTCATCAACAGGATATAGCACAAGAATCTCAGCTAAATATTATCGGTGTATTTAATCTTAACTTAGATAGATTTGAGAAGATTAGTAGCTTTTTAAATAAACAGGAACAAGATTCCTTATTAAAAGAAATTGCTCAACGGTTGGTTGATTGCGTCAAGAATTTTACTGCTCATGGCGAAGTAGTTTATTTAACCCCCGATAACTTTGTAGTGTTGCTGGCAATAGATAGTCGAATCACAGGTAGTAAATATGGACAGTCTATCCTCAATGTTCTGCAACAAAATTATGTGATCGGCGATCGCGAAATATATCTCTCGCCTAATATTGGCATGGCTTTTTGTCCCAGTGACAGTCAAGATATTACCGAATTGTTAGAACAAAGCGATAAAGCGATCGAGTATGGCAAAAGTCAGGGAGGAAATCGCTGTCAAGCCTATACAGTAGCTTTTAATATTAAGAATTCTAAAGTTACTGGCGATTTCAGGCTGGAATCGGAATTACACCATGCTTTAGAGCGACAAGAATTGGAGCTGTACTATCAGCCAAAATTAGATCTTAAAACGAATTTGATTATCGGCTCAGAAGCTTTGTTGCGCTGGAATCACCCCAAAATGGGGAGAATTAATGCCGATAAGTTTGTTCCCATAGCAGAAGAGATCGGCTTAATTAAACCAATCGGCGAATGGGTTTTAACAACTGCTTGTCGCCAGATGCAGGCGTGGCTAGATGCAGGATTTAAAAACCACAAAATCAGCGTCAATTTATCAGGAGCGCAGTTTAAACAATCAGATTTGTTTCATCAAATAACTCAAATTCTGTTTAAGACATCATTAGAACCTCAGTTTTTGGAACTAGAATTAACCGAAACTATTTTAGTAGAAAATATTAGAACTAATGTTCAAAGATTAAATATGCTGAAGAAGTTAGGCATTCAAATCTGCTTGGATGATTTTGGCACAGGATATTCTTCTTTAGGCTATTTACAGCAATTTCCTTTTGACATTTTGAAAATAGATGCCTGCTTTATTCGTGATATTAATCATAATCAGGTTAATGCGGTGATTACTAAAAATGTGATGGAAATGGCACATCAATTAGGTTTGAAAGTTGTCGCCGAAGGAGTTGAAACTACTGCCGAGCTAGATTTTCTCAAAAATATTCAATGCGATGCCATCCAAGGATTTTTGTTTAGTCGTCCTTTATCAGCGCAAGAGTTTCAAAAACTAGTAAGAAAGCAGCTGCATTTACCCAGTTAA
- a CDS encoding AbrB/MazE/SpoVT family DNA-binding domain-containing protein → MKLKIRKIGNSLGASIPKEILERMNVGEGDSLYVTQTPDGIQLTPYDPEFELAMEAAKNITNRYRNAMKELAK, encoded by the coding sequence ATGAAGTTAAAAATTCGTAAAATTGGTAATTCATTAGGTGCTAGTATCCCCAAAGAAATATTAGAGCGGATGAACGTAGGAGAAGGAGATAGTCTGTATGTTACTCAAACACCTGACGGCATACAATTAACCCCTTACGATCCAGAATTTGAGTTAGCGATGGAAGCTGCCAAGAATATTACTAATCGCTACCGTAACGCCATGAAAGAATTAGCTAAGTGA
- the dnaG gene encoding DNA primase, whose protein sequence is MKVPRLHPDTIEEVQQRVDIVDVISEHIVLRKRGKDFLGLCPFHNEKTPSFSVSQDKQVYYCFGCSAGGNAYKFLMEINKQSFAEVVLDLARRYQVEIKTVEPEQRQEIQRQFTLKEQLYEILAIASSFFQHALYQSQGEVALTYLRQQRNIEENTISSFQLGYAPGGWETLYRYLVEQKRYPVNLVEQAGLIKPRKTGSGYYDVFRDRLIMPIKDLQGRIIGFGSRSLNDEDQPKYLNSPETPLFDKSKTLFALDQARSPIGQADCAIVVEGYFDAIALHEAGIKHVVASLGTAFTQDQLKQLLRFTASKQVILNFDADNAGKKATERAIAEVEDLVYGGVVQLRILNLPGGKDADEFIKKSREDGVVLYYQALETAPLWFDWLIERLLADKNLKAADEFQQVAAGMIKLLNKLQDANQRNHYLTHCAELLSLGDTRLVLQNLATLKSQIKSTRTNYQNNNHNLSQKKSASKPTFAIASDPESELLEQAEALLLRIYIHYPRYRELIIEELESKDLLFNVAAHRFLWQQIIKLEETVSSSSMSNINPLLSELHNLSPSFPPNVVNVTKLFYLDEKTQEDVFRTEVRVAEAIASLEQVNHQRRQIYCSGQLQNLNPATDLKLMEYYYQEIQTAVEKIRQLEQIRLNYAQDPIIQ, encoded by the coding sequence GTGAAAGTTCCGCGACTGCATCCCGACACCATCGAAGAAGTACAGCAGCGAGTCGATATTGTTGATGTGATCTCCGAGCATATTGTGCTGAGGAAACGAGGCAAAGATTTTCTAGGCTTGTGTCCTTTCCATAATGAGAAAACACCTAGCTTTAGCGTTAGTCAAGATAAGCAAGTGTATTACTGTTTTGGCTGTAGTGCAGGGGGGAATGCTTATAAATTTTTAATGGAGATTAATAAGCAGTCTTTTGCGGAAGTTGTTCTCGATTTGGCTCGGCGCTATCAAGTTGAGATTAAGACAGTTGAGCCTGAACAAAGACAGGAAATTCAGCGTCAGTTTACCTTAAAAGAACAACTATACGAAATATTAGCGATCGCCTCAAGTTTTTTTCAGCACGCTCTGTATCAGTCTCAGGGGGAGGTGGCGTTAACTTATCTCCGTCAGCAAAGAAACATCGAAGAAAATACTATTAGCAGTTTCCAGCTTGGTTATGCGCCTGGAGGCTGGGAAACTCTCTATCGCTATTTAGTCGAGCAGAAACGTTATCCTGTTAACCTTGTGGAACAGGCGGGATTAATTAAACCCCGTAAAACAGGTAGTGGCTACTATGACGTATTTCGCGATCGCTTAATTATGCCGATCAAGGATCTCCAGGGAAGAATTATTGGCTTTGGCAGTCGCAGTCTTAACGATGAAGATCAGCCGAAATATCTTAACTCTCCTGAAACCCCCCTATTTGATAAAAGCAAGACTCTCTTTGCCCTGGATCAAGCTCGTAGTCCCATTGGTCAAGCAGACTGTGCGATAGTAGTCGAAGGCTATTTTGATGCGATCGCTCTCCATGAAGCAGGAATCAAGCATGTGGTGGCTTCCTTGGGTACTGCCTTTACTCAAGATCAGCTTAAACAGCTACTTCGCTTTACTGCTTCTAAACAGGTAATTCTTAACTTTGATGCCGATAATGCAGGGAAAAAAGCCACGGAAAGAGCGATCGCCGAAGTAGAAGATCTAGTCTATGGTGGAGTGGTACAACTACGTATTCTTAATCTTCCTGGTGGCAAGGATGCCGATGAATTTATTAAAAAAAGCCGAGAAGATGGCGTAGTACTCTATTATCAAGCTCTAGAAACTGCTCCTCTGTGGTTCGACTGGCTGATTGAACGCTTATTAGCAGATAAAAATCTCAAAGCTGCGGACGAATTTCAGCAGGTAGCAGCAGGAATGATTAAACTCCTCAACAAACTACAGGATGCTAATCAACGTAACCATTACTTGACTCACTGTGCTGAACTCCTAAGTCTGGGAGATACTCGATTAGTTTTGCAAAATTTGGCTACCCTGAAGTCACAAATAAAGTCAACACGCACAAACTACCAAAATAATAATCACAATTTAAGTCAAAAAAAATCTGCCTCGAAACCTACTTTTGCGATCGCTAGCGATCCTGAAAGTGAACTTTTAGAGCAAGCTGAAGCCTTACTATTACGTATTTATATCCATTACCCCCGCTATCGTGAATTAATCATCGAGGAGCTAGAAAGCAAAGATTTACTATTTAACGTGGCTGCCCATCGTTTTCTTTGGCAACAAATAATTAAGCTAGAGGAAACTGTCTCCAGTTCATCCATGAGCAACATTAACCCTTTACTCAGTGAACTACATAATCTTAGTCCCAGTTTTCCGCCAAACGTTGTCAATGTAACGAAGCTGTTTTATCTTGACGAAAAAACTCAAGAAGATGTCTTCCGCACCGAAGTTAGAGTAGCAGAAGCGATCGCCTCCTTAGAACAGGTGAACCACCAAAGACGTCAGATTTACTGCTCTGGGCAGCTACAAAACCTCAATCCCGCAACAGATCTTAAGCTGATGGAATATTACTACCAGGAAATCCAAACCGCCGTCGAAAAAATTAGACAGCTAGAACAAATACGTCTCAACTATGCCCAAGATCCCATCATTCAGTAA
- a CDS encoding AAA family ATPase, with protein MSWFSSDSLIELYSDARFKIERMIAESEQNLVLIKTINANFSRVEVKESLSKEYALLRKFQAKSIIKPHRLENQSNQLILSLENFEGQSLVQFLQAQSVSLSAFSAIRLRLCFAIAIQLTEALQAIHRQGIIHQNLQPGCILINPHSFELKIIDFSFATAIKTNSATKVAALLSGSNIAYIAPEQTGRMKIALDHRADFYSLGILLYQILTGVLPYDTQDPLELIHCHLAQTPPAPHLVDDRIPQVISAIILKLLAKNPDERYQSASAIKADLENCQTQYVNFEVIEDFELGTLDQRSQFKLSPQLYGRSSELKAIAESIARINSPQAPVELLLLTGDSGMGKTALMSQVPTIIGRKGYFVKGNFEQLNSIPYQGITQALRELIQQLLTETVASRQLWQQKIQMAIANNGQVITNILPELELLIGSQPDIPKLPPLENQNRFNTVFTKFLQVFAQPECPLILFLDNLQWADVSCLKLIELLLEDYQSQCLLVVGAYRDREVDTDHPLEQAIAKISQTVQVKQIALQPLAIEEINCLLVDTLDCDPKASLPLAELLLQRTRGNPFLLNLLLQSFYREQLLTFNFASLSWQWSLAQIRTTSIANHNILELVCGNLNQLPDTCLQILKLAACIGNRFDLTLLTNVWYKTVKSADLNTVTFNQDAMQRGLGVFHPTKRRKPHEQLHQDAIAQELNYALQAGIIIFEHPQSTSSYQFLHDRVYQTVYSLLKEAELSRLHLIIGQFLLQQKPSVEIEEKIFVIVHHLNLARTLLIDQPDKDRLVKLNLAASKKAKATNAYEVAANYLDIALNLLPTSAWQNNYALMLAVYQQAAEVQYLHGNFIHAEQLGNILLTQAETILDRIPVYKTKIHTHIAQNQMQLAVEVGLYVLKLLDIHLPNDFTENPEYTLRLDINQQNLKSLKNLPIMKDCSGIRAMEILTIIIPPVYIVQPQLFPVVVAKMLDLCVQHGNCSLSAYAYALYGLLLCASGNIETGYQLGELALELQEKFDAQDIKSKVNFIFNNMIRHWREPAITTLEHFLQGIQTGIEVGDVEHACFHAMRYCVHLFYVGEPLSAAKKKSSTQINLINSFKQDFQLNYARMWHQLNLNLQGLSENKFLLIGNSFDETKILNSWLETNNAMSIFGLYLVKLILCYFFQDYQQAIIYACKGKQYLPATTGLMEFAAYHFYYSLAMLAICSEDPNHQSTYFPEILSCQKQIKQWSQHAPDNYLHKHELIAAEIAKVLGENEQAAEYYDRAIAEATKAGYLQEAALAEELAGEFYLSRGRTKIASYYLTDAYQEYLRWGAVAKVRELESKHLTLLNYIPKQESIANQNHQDTEPETSSHQSSSNLANLDLFSIIKASQAISSEIVLDNLLAKMMAIVMENAGAQKSILLLQQSSNWVVAASASIDSVIIDLPCVSITDYQDLPSSIINYVQSTRSTVILEQADREGLFINDPYIIKHQAKSILCCPMIYQDQLQGIIYLENSLIKGAFTEQKLEVLQALLSQVSISIANAQLYKDLKDHASVQKSLKQKEVLLKEIHHRVKNNLFVVSTLLDFQSNYVDDPKVIKLLEDCQNRITAMAMVHQHLYGNSELNKINFANYIESLLDNLAYSQASKERNINLILNLEPIELNIESANPCGLIVNELISNAIEHGFSDRSSGNIWLKLKLDSASQVVLTIQDDGVGFKPGLDLYNSDSLGLELVCTLVEQLEGEIKLDQTQGTKIEIAFNELNYGSRI; from the coding sequence ATGAGCTGGTTTTCTAGTGATAGCTTGATCGAGCTATATAGTGATGCTCGATTTAAAATTGAACGAATGATTGCTGAATCTGAGCAAAATTTAGTCTTAATTAAAACGATTAATGCTAATTTTTCCAGAGTTGAGGTTAAAGAAAGCTTAAGCAAAGAGTATGCTTTACTCAGAAAATTTCAGGCAAAAAGTATTATCAAGCCTCATCGATTAGAAAATCAGTCAAATCAGCTGATTTTAAGCTTAGAAAATTTTGAGGGACAAAGTTTAGTTCAGTTTTTGCAAGCTCAAAGTGTTTCATTGTCTGCTTTTTCAGCGATTAGGCTTCGCCTATGCTTCGCGATCGCCATTCAGCTAACGGAAGCGCTTCAAGCAATACATCGTCAGGGCATAATTCACCAAAACCTACAGCCTGGCTGCATTTTAATTAATCCCCACAGTTTTGAACTCAAGATCATTGACTTTTCTTTTGCTACTGCTATTAAGACAAATTCAGCGACTAAAGTGGCAGCACTATTGTCAGGCTCAAATATAGCCTACATTGCCCCAGAGCAGACAGGGAGAATGAAGATTGCTCTCGATCATCGTGCTGATTTTTATTCCTTGGGAATTCTGCTCTATCAAATTTTAACTGGCGTATTGCCTTATGATACTCAAGATCCCCTAGAGTTAATCCACTGCCATCTAGCTCAAACTCCCCCAGCACCTCATCTTGTAGACGATCGCATTCCTCAAGTAATCTCAGCGATTATTTTAAAGCTGCTGGCTAAAAATCCAGATGAACGATATCAAAGTGCTTCAGCAATTAAAGCCGACTTGGAAAATTGCCAAACACAGTATGTTAACTTCGAGGTAATTGAGGACTTTGAATTAGGTACATTAGACCAACGTAGTCAATTTAAGCTTTCTCCCCAACTTTATGGTCGTTCAAGCGAGTTAAAAGCGATCGCCGAATCAATCGCCAGAATTAACTCACCACAAGCGCCAGTGGAACTCTTGCTGCTGACGGGTGACTCGGGAATGGGTAAAACGGCTTTAATGAGCCAAGTTCCCACCATAATTGGCAGAAAAGGTTACTTTGTGAAGGGCAATTTTGAACAGCTCAACAGCATCCCATACCAAGGAATAACTCAAGCGCTACGGGAATTAATCCAGCAGTTGCTAACTGAAACTGTAGCCAGTCGTCAACTTTGGCAGCAAAAAATCCAAATGGCGATCGCTAATAACGGTCAGGTAATTACCAATATACTGCCAGAACTAGAGCTGCTCATTGGTTCTCAGCCAGATATACCCAAGCTACCGCCTCTAGAAAATCAAAATCGGTTTAACACTGTTTTCACTAAATTCTTGCAGGTTTTTGCTCAACCAGAATGCCCCTTAATTTTGTTTTTGGACAATCTACAATGGGCTGATGTTAGCTGTTTGAAATTAATTGAGCTATTGCTAGAAGATTATCAAAGCCAATGTTTATTAGTAGTGGGAGCTTATCGCGATCGCGAGGTAGATACAGATCATCCTTTAGAGCAAGCGATCGCCAAAATCTCGCAAACAGTTCAGGTTAAGCAGATTGCCCTGCAACCATTAGCGATCGAAGAAATAAATTGTCTGCTGGTTGATACTCTAGACTGCGATCCCAAAGCATCATTACCTCTGGCGGAATTATTGCTTCAGCGTACTCGCGGTAATCCTTTTTTACTTAATCTGCTCTTGCAATCTTTTTATCGAGAGCAGCTATTAACTTTTAACTTTGCCTCTTTAAGCTGGCAGTGGTCTCTTGCCCAAATTCGCACTACTTCCATTGCCAACCATAATATCTTGGAATTAGTCTGTGGCAATTTAAATCAACTCCCTGATACCTGTCTACAAATCTTAAAACTTGCTGCCTGTATTGGTAATCGGTTTGATCTAACACTATTAACTAATGTTTGGTACAAGACAGTAAAATCGGCCGATCTTAATACCGTAACTTTTAATCAAGATGCGATGCAGCGCGGTCTTGGGGTTTTCCACCCAACTAAGCGGCGCAAGCCCCATGAGCAACTGCATCAAGATGCAATCGCTCAAGAGCTAAACTATGCTCTCCAAGCAGGAATTATTATCTTTGAGCATCCACAATCAACATCCTCTTATCAATTTTTACACGATCGCGTTTATCAAACGGTTTATTCACTGCTGAAAGAAGCGGAATTAAGCCGACTGCATTTGATCATTGGTCAATTTCTCCTACAGCAGAAACCATCGGTAGAGATTGAGGAAAAAATCTTTGTCATAGTTCATCATTTAAATCTTGCCAGAACATTATTAATCGATCAGCCAGATAAAGACCGTTTGGTTAAATTAAATTTAGCTGCGAGCAAAAAAGCTAAAGCTACTAACGCTTATGAAGTTGCAGCCAATTATCTAGATATAGCGCTGAACCTGTTGCCAACATCGGCTTGGCAAAATAACTATGCTCTAATGTTAGCTGTTTATCAACAAGCTGCTGAAGTTCAATATCTGCACGGTAATTTCATTCATGCCGAACAGCTAGGAAATATCTTACTAACTCAGGCAGAAACTATATTAGATCGGATTCCCGTCTACAAAACTAAAATTCATACCCATATTGCTCAAAATCAAATGCAATTAGCGGTAGAGGTAGGTCTATATGTCCTAAAATTATTAGATATCCACTTGCCCAATGATTTTACGGAAAATCCAGAATATACTCTCCGTTTAGATATCAATCAGCAAAATCTTAAATCGTTAAAAAATCTGCCGATTATGAAAGATTGCTCTGGGATTAGAGCAATGGAAATATTAACGATTATTATTCCTCCCGTCTATATTGTGCAACCGCAACTATTTCCCGTCGTAGTTGCCAAAATGCTCGATCTTTGTGTGCAACATGGTAATTGTTCTCTATCTGCCTATGCCTATGCTCTCTATGGATTGCTGCTGTGTGCTTCAGGCAATATCGAGACAGGATATCAATTGGGCGAATTAGCTTTAGAACTACAAGAGAAATTTGATGCTCAAGACATTAAATCCAAAGTTAATTTCATATTCAATAACATGATTCGTCATTGGCGCGAACCAGCAATTACTACTCTGGAACATTTTCTCCAAGGAATTCAAACTGGTATCGAGGTAGGAGATGTCGAACACGCTTGTTTTCATGCCATGCGTTATTGTGTTCACCTGTTCTATGTTGGCGAACCTTTGTCTGCTGCTAAGAAAAAATCTTCAACTCAAATTAATTTAATAAATTCCTTCAAACAGGATTTTCAGTTAAATTATGCTCGAATGTGGCATCAACTAAATCTCAATTTACAGGGGCTATCTGAAAACAAGTTTTTACTCATAGGTAATAGTTTTGATGAAACAAAAATCCTGAACTCATGGCTTGAAACGAACAATGCCATGTCTATCTTTGGTTTATATTTAGTTAAATTAATTCTCTGCTATTTTTTCCAGGATTATCAACAAGCAATTATTTATGCTTGTAAGGGAAAACAATACTTGCCAGCCACCACGGGCTTAATGGAATTTGCTGCTTATCATTTTTATTATTCTTTGGCAATGTTGGCTATCTGCTCTGAGGATCCAAATCATCAGTCAACATATTTTCCCGAAATATTGTCTTGTCAAAAACAAATAAAACAATGGTCACAACATGCTCCTGATAATTATTTACATAAGCATGAGTTAATAGCCGCAGAAATAGCCAAAGTCTTAGGAGAAAATGAACAAGCAGCAGAATATTATGATCGGGCAATTGCCGAGGCTACCAAAGCAGGATATTTGCAGGAAGCTGCATTGGCAGAAGAATTAGCAGGAGAGTTTTATTTATCCAGAGGTAGAACCAAAATAGCTAGTTACTATTTAACCGATGCTTACCAAGAATATTTGCGTTGGGGTGCTGTTGCTAAAGTACGAGAGTTGGAATCTAAGCATTTGACCTTGTTAAACTATATTCCTAAACAGGAATCGATCGCTAACCAAAATCATCAGGATACAGAACCTGAAACCTCTAGCCATCAATCCTCCTCAAATTTGGCTAATTTAGATCTTTTTTCCATCATTAAGGCATCACAAGCAATATCTTCGGAAATTGTTTTGGATAACTTACTAGCTAAAATGATGGCAATTGTCATGGAGAATGCAGGAGCGCAAAAAAGTATTTTACTACTCCAACAAAGTTCTAATTGGGTAGTCGCAGCTTCCGCGTCTATAGATTCAGTAATAATTGATTTACCTTGTGTCTCAATAACTGACTATCAGGATTTACCCAGCTCGATCATTAACTATGTTCAAAGTACTCGCAGTACAGTGATTTTAGAGCAAGCTGATCGAGAAGGACTATTCATCAATGATCCCTACATTATTAAGCATCAAGCTAAATCTATATTATGTTGCCCCATGATTTATCAGGATCAACTCCAGGGAATTATTTATTTAGAAAATAGTTTAATTAAGGGTGCTTTTACCGAACAAAAATTAGAGGTTTTGCAGGCTTTACTATCTCAAGTATCAATTTCAATTGCCAACGCTCAGTTATATAAAGATCTTAAAGATCATGCTTCGGTGCAAAAGTCTCTCAAACAAAAAGAAGTACTACTCAAAGAAATTCATCATCGAGTTAAAAACAATTTATTTGTTGTTTCTACTCTGTTAGATTTTCAGAGCAATTATGTAGACGATCCCAAAGTAATTAAACTGTTGGAAGACTGTCAGAATCGTATTACAGCCATGGCAATGGTTCATCAACATCTTTATGGTAATAGTGAGCTTAACAAAATTAATTTTGCTAACTATATTGAATCTTTGCTCGACAATTTAGCTTACTCTCAAGCTAGTAAAGAGAGAAATATTAATTTGATTCTCAATCTTGAACCAATTGAACTTAATATTGAAAGCGCCAATCCTTGCGGTTTAATTGTTAATGAATTGATTTCCAATGCGATCGAACATGGTTTTAGCGATCGCAGTAGTGGTAATATTTGGCTAAAGCTAAAACTTGATTCCGCAAGTCAAGTCGTGTTGACAATTCAAGACGATGGAGTGGGCTTTAAACCAGGTTTGGATTTATATAATAGTGATTCTTTGGGACTAGAATTAGTCTGTACTTTAGTTGAACAGTTAGAGGGTGAAATAAAACTCGACCAAACGCAAGGTACTAAAATTGAGATTGCTTTTAACGAACTAAATTACGGTAGCAGAATTTAG
- a CDS encoding type II toxin-antitoxin system death-on-curing family toxin — protein MSQIKSVTLAQAKAIHELQLALFGGTTGIIDEGKLESALFRTTNIANYNPQASLCDLAAALGYGIAINHPFVDGNKRTAFIVMAVFLEINQVKLIASELDVVEVMLGIASGTTTEEMLSSWLKQNIDS, from the coding sequence GTGAGTCAAATCAAGTCAGTTACCCTTGCCCAAGCCAAAGCAATACATGAGCTGCAACTTGCCTTATTTGGCGGAACAACGGGAATTATTGATGAAGGAAAACTGGAAAGCGCGTTATTTAGAACTACCAACATAGCCAACTATAATCCTCAAGCTAGCCTGTGTGATTTGGCTGCTGCATTAGGCTATGGAATTGCGATTAACCATCCCTTTGTTGATGGTAATAAGCGTACGGCTTTTATTGTGATGGCAGTTTTTTTAGAAATTAATCAAGTTAAGCTAATCGCTTCAGAGTTAGACGTTGTAGAAGTTATGCTGGGGATAGCTAGCGGGACAACTACAGAAGAAATGTTGAGCAGTTGGCTCAAGCAGAATATAGACAGTTAA
- a CDS encoding DUF3598 family protein, whose protein sequence is MLSQWDCFLKNLGEWHGSFTRFSPQGEETADTPTLVTLEGLNNNQNVHQVVRYLPPGEPARDVVVDYDSLNRSIIFFANGAFSQGSMQWGPYSTFGGEFGLIDNEFGDGTRRLRMVELYNSSSQLERVVLIREKLPHSNVPERPTLTVDSLIGEWQGKAVTLYADLSQPTEFSTHLAIKQKDSNQLEQSLSFGDRTISSTAKIEGSRLLFDNSDFPTQVMLFPDGASCSCPLKVGLGHNFVLEMGWLLQPNLRQRIMRSYNEKGNWVSCTLVTENRK, encoded by the coding sequence ATGCTGTCACAATGGGATTGTTTTCTGAAAAACTTAGGTGAATGGCATGGCTCATTTACTCGCTTTTCGCCTCAAGGGGAAGAAACAGCCGATACTCCCACCCTAGTCACTTTAGAGGGATTAAATAATAATCAAAATGTACATCAGGTAGTGCGTTACTTACCTCCTGGTGAACCAGCTCGCGACGTAGTGGTAGATTATGATTCGCTCAACCGCAGTATCATATTTTTTGCCAATGGTGCTTTCTCCCAGGGAAGTATGCAGTGGGGCCCCTATAGTACTTTTGGCGGTGAATTTGGCTTGATTGATAATGAGTTTGGCGATGGTACTCGTCGGCTACGAATGGTAGAGCTTTACAACAGTTCGTCTCAGCTGGAGAGAGTAGTGCTGATTAGAGAAAAACTGCCTCATAGCAATGTGCCAGAAAGACCAACTTTAACTGTAGATAGCTTAATCGGCGAATGGCAGGGAAAAGCCGTAACTTTATATGCAGATCTCAGTCAGCCGACAGAATTTTCCACTCATTTAGCAATTAAACAAAAGGATAGCAATCAGCTAGAACAGAGTTTATCTTTTGGCGATCGCACAATTAGTTCAACTGCGAAAATAGAAGGCTCAAGATTATTATTTGACAACAGTGATTTTCCCACTCAGGTAATGTTATTTCCTGATGGTGCATCCTGTAGTTGCCCTTTAAAAGTAGGTTTAGGTCATAATTTCGTTTTAGAAATGGGCTGGCTATTGCAACCTAATCTTAGACAAAGGATTATGCGTAGCTATAACGAAAAAGGTAATTGGGTTAGCTGTACCTTAGTGACAGAAAATAGGAAATAG